From the genome of Pseudomonas yamanorum, one region includes:
- a CDS encoding LacI family DNA-binding transcriptional regulator, whose protein sequence is MATMEDVARIAGVSTSTVSHVLNGTRKVSPDTVQAVQSAIRQLGYIPNTLARSLARSTTNTIGVAISALSNHYFSETVHAIETECAKHGYMMLFVDTHDDPEQELRVVTTLHHRRVDGILLAPSTGSLALEYLQANEVPAVLVDRMMSDRFDQVGVENTLSTQALVAHLIEHGHRRIGFISGRAGLGTSSERVAGYQAALLAAGLPFDPQLLVNGGSSSEPARQATAQLLALDTPPTAIMAGNNLMTLGAMHALRDAHIDVPGQMALVGFDDFEWADFFVPRLTLIAQPVQELGARAVNLLLERMASPKRKTHSVRLAPTLKIRNSCGCP, encoded by the coding sequence GTGGCAACCATGGAGGATGTGGCAAGAATTGCAGGGGTGTCGACGTCGACGGTTTCCCACGTCTTGAACGGCACCCGCAAGGTCAGCCCGGACACGGTGCAAGCGGTGCAGAGCGCGATCCGGCAGTTGGGCTACATCCCCAACACGCTGGCGCGCTCCCTGGCTCGATCCACCACCAATACCATTGGCGTGGCGATCTCGGCGCTGTCCAACCACTACTTCAGTGAAACGGTGCACGCGATTGAAACCGAGTGCGCCAAACACGGCTACATGATGCTGTTTGTCGATACCCACGACGATCCCGAGCAGGAGTTGCGGGTGGTTACGACGCTGCACCATCGACGGGTGGACGGCATTTTGCTGGCGCCGTCTACCGGTTCCCTGGCCCTGGAATACTTGCAGGCCAATGAAGTACCGGCAGTGCTGGTGGACCGGATGATGAGCGATCGCTTTGATCAGGTCGGGGTGGAAAACACCTTGTCGACCCAGGCGTTGGTGGCGCACTTGATCGAGCATGGCCACCGGCGCATCGGCTTTATTTCCGGGCGGGCGGGGCTGGGCACTTCCAGTGAGCGCGTGGCCGGGTATCAAGCCGCGTTGCTTGCGGCGGGGTTACCGTTTGATCCGCAGTTGCTGGTCAATGGTGGGTCGAGCAGCGAACCTGCACGGCAAGCGACGGCGCAGTTATTGGCCTTGGACACACCGCCCACGGCGATCATGGCGGGCAACAACCTGATGACCCTCGGCGCAATGCATGCCTTGCGCGATGCGCATATCGATGTGCCCGGGCAAATGGCTTTGGTGGGTTTCGATGATTTTGAATGGGCGGACTTCTTTGTGCCGCGCCTGACCCTGATCGCGCAACCGGTCCAGGAACTGGGCGCCCGTGCGGTCAACCTGCTGCTTGAGCGCATGGCGTCGCCCAAGCGTAAAACACACAGTGTGCGGCTCGCGCCCACTCTGAAGATTCGTAATTCATGCGGCTGCCCCTGA
- a CDS encoding Lrp/AsnC family transcriptional regulator: protein MIDSIDQQLIAALMDDSRLSLKALAGITGLSSPSVGERLRRLEERGVLKNYTVDIDPKHFGYLLQAIVRIRPLPGKLQEVERQIQAIPEFTECDKVTGDDCFIARLHVRTMDQLDTLLDRLNAYAETNTAIVKKTPVKRRLPPLSDS, encoded by the coding sequence ATGATTGACAGCATTGACCAGCAACTGATCGCCGCGCTGATGGATGATTCGCGCTTGTCCCTCAAGGCCTTGGCGGGCATCACCGGCCTCTCCTCCCCCAGCGTCGGCGAGCGGCTGCGGCGCCTGGAAGAGCGCGGCGTCTTGAAGAACTACACCGTGGACATTGACCCCAAGCATTTTGGCTATCTGCTGCAAGCCATCGTGCGCATCCGCCCGCTGCCCGGGAAACTGCAGGAAGTGGAGCGCCAGATCCAGGCGATCCCCGAGTTCACCGAATGCGACAAAGTGACCGGCGATGACTGCTTCATCGCACGCCTGCATGTGCGCACCATGGACCAACTGGACACACTGCTTGACCGACTCAACGCGTACGCCGAAACCAACACCGCCATCGTCAAGAAAACTCCGGTAAAACGCCGGTTGCCACCACTGAGTGATTCATGA
- a CDS encoding NmrA family NAD(P)-binding protein yields the protein MYVITGITGKVGGALARFLLNDRQPVRAVIRDASKGVEWAALGCEVAIANMDDAAALTEAFKGATGVFILPPSDFDPEPGFPEACKVIAAVAQAIEAAAPQKVVCLSTIGAQAEHLNLLTQRTLMEQALSALNVPVTFLRPGWFMENAAYDVATAREHGVIHSFLQPLDKTVPMIATADVGRLAAQLLQQHWTGRRVVELEGQRVSPNDIARTLTEVLGRGVTAQVVPRDAWEPMFREQGAQNPMPRMRMIDGFNEGWICFEQADVVKGETTLLKVLRELAANV from the coding sequence ATGTATGTCATCACCGGAATCACAGGCAAAGTCGGCGGCGCCCTCGCGCGCTTTCTCCTCAACGATCGTCAACCCGTGCGCGCAGTCATTCGCGATGCCAGCAAAGGCGTCGAATGGGCCGCCCTTGGTTGCGAGGTCGCCATCGCCAATATGGACGACGCCGCCGCCCTCACTGAAGCGTTCAAGGGCGCCACCGGAGTGTTCATCCTGCCGCCTTCGGATTTCGACCCGGAGCCCGGCTTCCCCGAGGCGTGCAAGGTGATTGCCGCCGTAGCCCAAGCCATCGAGGCGGCGGCACCGCAAAAAGTGGTGTGCCTGTCGACCATCGGCGCCCAGGCCGAGCACCTGAATCTGCTAACCCAACGCACCTTGATGGAACAGGCGCTAAGCGCGTTGAACGTGCCGGTGACCTTCCTGCGCCCGGGCTGGTTCATGGAAAACGCCGCCTACGACGTAGCCACGGCCCGCGAACACGGAGTGATCCACAGCTTCCTGCAACCGCTGGATAAGACCGTACCGATGATCGCCACCGCCGACGTCGGGCGCCTCGCTGCGCAATTGTTGCAGCAACACTGGACTGGCCGCCGTGTGGTTGAGCTGGAAGGTCAGAGGGTCAGCCCGAACGACATCGCCCGCACGTTGACCGAAGTGCTTGGTCGCGGTGTGACTGCACAGGTGGTGCCTCGCGATGCGTGGGAGCCGATGTTTCGTGAGCAAGGCGCGCAGAATCCAATGCCGCGCATGCGCATGATTGATGGGTTTAACGAAGGCTGGATCTGCTTTGAGCAGGCGGACGTGGTCAAGGGTGAGACCACATTGCTCAAGGTGCTGCGCGAACTGGCTGCCAACGTCTAA
- a CDS encoding SDR family NAD(P)-dependent oxidoreductase, which yields MQRFSSKVVIVTGGGSGIGKEVARRFVEEGANVVIGGRDPAKLQRAAEEIDPSGTSIRALAGDIANPTTAQALVDEAVRAFGGVDILVNNAGVFRPKPFLEVDAKEYDWFLDTILKGKFFMAQAAAKAMLQRGGGVIVQTGSLWAIQAIGATPSAAYSAANAGVHALTRNLAIELASSNIRINTVAPAVVETPVYGTFMDENQVKEVLPTFNAFHPLGRNGQPADIAQAILFLASSEASWITGTVLPVDGGVTAGRN from the coding sequence ATGCAAAGGTTTTCTTCCAAAGTTGTGATCGTCACCGGGGGCGGTTCGGGGATCGGTAAAGAAGTCGCACGCCGTTTTGTGGAGGAGGGGGCCAATGTGGTGATCGGTGGTCGTGATCCCGCGAAGCTGCAGCGTGCTGCCGAAGAAATCGATCCGAGCGGCACTTCGATTCGTGCGTTGGCTGGCGACATCGCCAACCCGACGACTGCCCAGGCGCTGGTAGACGAAGCGGTAAGGGCTTTCGGTGGTGTGGATATCCTGGTCAACAACGCCGGAGTGTTCCGTCCCAAACCGTTCCTCGAAGTGGATGCCAAGGAATACGACTGGTTTCTCGACACCATCCTCAAGGGCAAATTCTTCATGGCCCAGGCGGCGGCGAAAGCCATGTTGCAGCGTGGCGGTGGTGTGATTGTGCAGACCGGTTCCCTGTGGGCGATCCAGGCCATTGGCGCTACACCGTCGGCTGCGTACTCGGCGGCCAACGCCGGGGTGCATGCGCTGACCCGTAACCTCGCGATTGAACTGGCGTCGTCCAACATCCGCATCAACACCGTGGCCCCGGCCGTGGTGGAAACTCCGGTGTACGGCACGTTCATGGACGAAAACCAGGTCAAGGAAGTGCTGCCGACCTTCAACGCTTTTCACCCGCTGGGGCGCAATGGCCAACCGGCGGATATCGCCCAGGCCATTCTGTTCCTGGCGTCCAGTGAGGCTTCGTGGATTACCGGGACCGTGTTGCCCGTCGATGGCGGCGTGACTGCCGGGCGTAACTGA
- a CDS encoding response regulator transcription factor, whose protein sequence is MYTALVVDDHPFIRSSVKMLLSQFQFEVVAEADNGADAVQLAREHVPDLIILDIGMPKLDGLEVLNRIASLRLPSKILVFTSQSALFYSMRCMKAGAAGFISKTNDMEEVTKAIKAVMDGYTFFPNLAHSSVRRSDLEATDHDLIQNLSDRELTILQQLSQGLTNKEIGDAMLISNKTVSTYKTRLIEKLNVKSVVYLADFAKRNNLI, encoded by the coding sequence ATGTATACCGCTTTGGTTGTGGACGACCATCCCTTCATTCGCTCTTCCGTCAAAATGCTGCTCAGCCAGTTTCAGTTCGAAGTAGTCGCCGAGGCCGATAATGGCGCCGATGCGGTGCAACTGGCCCGGGAGCATGTGCCCGACCTGATCATTCTCGACATCGGCATGCCCAAGCTCGACGGCCTTGAAGTGCTCAACCGCATCGCATCCCTGCGCCTGCCGAGCAAAATCCTTGTGTTCACCTCTCAGTCGGCACTGTTCTATTCCATGCGCTGCATGAAAGCCGGTGCGGCCGGGTTCATTTCCAAGACGAACGACATGGAGGAGGTGACCAAGGCGATCAAGGCGGTGATGGACGGCTACACCTTCTTCCCCAACCTGGCCCACAGCTCGGTACGGCGCAGTGATCTGGAAGCCACTGATCATGATCTGATCCAGAACCTCTCTGACCGCGAATTGACCATCCTGCAACAACTGTCCCAGGGCTTGACCAACAAGGAAATCGGCGACGCCATGCTGATCAGCAACAAGACGGTCAGTACCTACAAGACGCGCCTGATCGAAAAACTCAACGTCAAATCGGTGGTGTACCTGGCCGACTTTGCCAAGCGCAACAACCTCATCTGA
- the gcvA gene encoding transcriptional regulator GcvA, whose amino-acid sequence MNPLGYLNALRAFEAAARHQSFTAAAEELNVTSAAVGQQVRSLESWLGLPLFTRASSGNARLLLTDVARSALPDIREGFDRLRMGLARLKEASQSTDLTVTVSPAFAGKWLLPRLERFQQLHPEIDVLLNTNLKTLDFLTERIDIGVRYGAGNWPGLAAIKLMDEDLFPVCSPNYPALADGKLSLEALAQCTLIHDLSMAGDPSFPSWRTWLDAMEQTGTDASHGLRINNSAAVVQAAIEGQGIALGRSVMVRDDLASGRLIRPFGEVKSAVALAYYVVYRPECGELTKVQAFRDWILTETAT is encoded by the coding sequence ATGAACCCACTTGGATACCTCAATGCCTTGCGTGCTTTCGAAGCAGCGGCCAGGCATCAAAGCTTCACTGCGGCGGCCGAAGAGCTGAACGTCACCTCCGCCGCCGTCGGCCAACAAGTGCGCAGCCTGGAATCCTGGCTGGGGCTGCCGTTATTCACCCGCGCCAGCAGCGGCAATGCCCGACTGTTGCTGACGGACGTGGCCCGTTCTGCGTTGCCGGATATCCGCGAGGGTTTTGATCGGTTGCGAATGGGATTGGCACGTCTCAAGGAAGCGTCACAGAGTACCGACCTGACCGTGACGGTCAGCCCGGCGTTCGCCGGCAAATGGTTGCTCCCCAGACTGGAGCGTTTTCAGCAGTTGCATCCGGAAATCGACGTACTGCTGAACACCAACCTCAAGACCCTGGATTTCCTCACCGAGCGTATCGACATCGGCGTGCGTTATGGCGCCGGTAATTGGCCTGGATTAGCAGCGATCAAGTTGATGGATGAAGACCTTTTTCCCGTCTGCTCCCCGAACTATCCAGCGCTGGCGGACGGCAAGCTCAGCCTGGAAGCGCTCGCACAGTGCACGCTGATTCACGACCTTTCGATGGCCGGCGACCCCAGCTTCCCAAGCTGGCGAACCTGGCTGGACGCGATGGAGCAAACGGGAACGGATGCCAGCCACGGGCTGCGTATCAACAACTCAGCGGCCGTGGTACAGGCCGCGATCGAAGGACAAGGCATCGCGTTGGGCCGCAGCGTCATGGTGCGCGACGACCTGGCATCCGGGCGTCTGATCCGGCCGTTTGGCGAAGTCAAAAGCGCCGTGGCCCTCGCCTACTACGTGGTCTACCGGCCAGAGTGCGGCGAGCTGACAAAAGTCCAAGCGTTCCGCGACTGGATATTGACCGAGACTGCTACATAG
- a CDS encoding EAL domain-containing response regulator — MENHSSQRSALVNMLRRLEVREVLQASNSEQAIIQMQRTGGVDIVLCNLGDKGSEQVEFLRYASQIGLVQAVGLSNELRPELRRALGHLEFLSGVQLLGILSTPLQLPALDHLLKRYRAAPPPVLNPASRVPLPSEEEIQLGLALGEFRGWFQPKRMMNDGSLAGVEALVRWEHPARGLLLPKDFLAAVLAYDLIDEMFKQLLEQGLKLLAVLHRQGAVLEMSFNLHASQLARHGLIEHIQGALQRHGLCASVLVFELAENGLLDLQPPTQENLLRLRLMGCGLSIDDFGVGFSSLKLLCQLPFNQIKLDGDLIRTLNEPRSQAMVGSTLALARSLDMSLVIEGVSNRHIRDALISLGCEVGQGFFLARPMTGHDLLHWLAREDVQPLSSPVG, encoded by the coding sequence ATGGAAAACCACAGTTCCCAGCGCAGCGCCCTGGTCAATATGTTGCGACGGCTCGAGGTGCGGGAGGTGTTGCAAGCCAGCAATAGCGAACAGGCAATAATCCAGATGCAGCGCACGGGCGGCGTGGATATCGTGCTTTGCAACCTGGGGGACAAGGGCTCCGAGCAGGTGGAATTCCTGCGCTATGCCAGCCAGATCGGCCTGGTGCAGGCCGTTGGATTGTCCAATGAGCTGCGCCCGGAGTTGCGCCGGGCCCTGGGGCATCTGGAGTTTTTATCGGGTGTGCAGCTGTTGGGTATCTTGAGCACGCCGTTGCAACTGCCGGCACTGGATCACTTGCTTAAACGCTATCGCGCGGCACCGCCGCCCGTACTCAACCCCGCGAGCCGGGTCCCATTGCCCAGCGAAGAAGAGATCCAACTGGGCCTGGCCCTGGGCGAGTTCCGCGGCTGGTTCCAGCCCAAGCGGATGATGAACGATGGCAGCCTCGCAGGCGTCGAGGCGCTGGTACGCTGGGAACATCCGGCCCGGGGCTTGCTGCTGCCCAAGGATTTCCTCGCGGCAGTGCTGGCCTATGACCTGATTGATGAAATGTTCAAGCAACTGCTGGAGCAAGGTCTGAAATTGCTCGCCGTGCTGCATCGCCAGGGCGCCGTGCTGGAAATGTCGTTCAACCTGCATGCATCCCAACTGGCCCGCCACGGCCTGATCGAGCATATCCAGGGTGCCCTGCAACGCCACGGCCTGTGCGCTTCGGTGCTGGTGTTCGAGCTGGCCGAAAACGGCTTGCTGGACCTGCAGCCGCCGACGCAGGAAAACCTGCTGCGCCTGCGCTTGATGGGCTGCGGCTTGTCGATTGATGATTTTGGCGTGGGGTTCTCGTCACTCAAGCTGCTGTGCCAGTTGCCGTTCAACCAGATCAAGCTCGATGGCGACCTTATCCGCACCCTCAACGAACCACGCAGTCAGGCCATGGTCGGCAGCACCCTGGCGCTGGCCCGCTCGCTGGACATGAGCCTGGTGATCGAAGGCGTCAGCAACCGGCATATTCGCGACGCGCTGATCAGCCTGGGCTGCGAGGTGGGGCAGGGTTTTTTCCTCGCCCGGCCGATGACCGGCCACGACCTGCTGCATTGGCTGGCGCGGGAAGATGTGCAGCCGTTAAGTTCGCCGGTGGGCTAG
- a CDS encoding peptidase U32 family protein codes for MSLPKHHLELLSPARDVAIAREAILHGADAVYIGGPSFGARHNACNDVSDIAQLVEFARRYHARVFTTINTILHDNELEPARKLIHELYDAGVDALIVQDLGVMELDIPPIELHASTQTDIRTLGRAKFLDQAGFSQLVLARELNLQEIRAIADETDAAIEFFIHGALCVAFSGQCNISHAQNGRSANRGDCSQACRLPYTLKDDQGRVVAFEKHLLSMKDNNQSANLRALVDAGVRSFKIEGRYKDMGYVKNITAYYRQRLDEILEDRPDLARASSGRTAHFFLPDPEKTFHRGSTDYFVTDRKVDIGAFDTPTFTGLPVGVVEKAGKRDLQVVTHEPLSNGDGLNVLIKREVVGFRANIAEPKGEFEEDGEKRYRYRVEPNEMPAGLHQLRPNHPLNRNLDHNWQQALLKTSAERRIGVSWAARLQEDRLELTVTSEEGISASVALPGPFGVANKPEQALETLRDLLGQLGTTQYHATAIELDAPQAFFIPNSQLKALRREVIEALTEARIQAHPRGGRKAETTPPPVYPESHLSFLANVYNQKARDFYHRHGVQLIDAAYEAHEETGEVPVMITKHCLRFSFNLCPKQAKGVTGVKTKVAPMQLIHGDEVLTLKFDCKPCEMHVIGKIKGHILGLPQPGSVVGYISPDDLLKTIPRGAH; via the coding sequence ATGTCCTTGCCCAAGCATCACCTGGAATTGCTCAGCCCTGCCCGCGATGTTGCCATCGCCCGCGAGGCCATCCTGCATGGCGCCGACGCCGTGTACATCGGCGGCCCGAGTTTCGGCGCGCGCCATAACGCCTGCAACGACGTGAGCGATATCGCGCAGTTGGTGGAGTTCGCCCGGCGCTACCATGCGCGGGTGTTCACCACCATCAACACGATCCTGCACGACAACGAGCTGGAACCGGCGCGCAAGCTGATCCACGAGCTTTACGATGCCGGTGTCGACGCGCTGATCGTTCAGGACCTGGGGGTGATGGAGCTGGATATTCCGCCCATCGAGCTGCACGCCAGCACCCAGACCGACATCCGCACCCTGGGCCGGGCCAAGTTCCTCGACCAGGCCGGGTTCTCGCAACTGGTGTTGGCCCGTGAGCTGAACCTGCAAGAGATCCGGGCGATTGCCGATGAAACCGATGCCGCCATCGAGTTCTTCATCCACGGTGCCTTGTGCGTGGCCTTCTCCGGCCAGTGCAACATCTCCCACGCCCAGAATGGCCGCAGCGCCAACCGCGGCGATTGCTCCCAGGCCTGCCGCCTACCCTACACCCTCAAGGATGACCAGGGCCGTGTGGTTGCCTTTGAAAAGCACCTGTTGTCGATGAAAGACAACAACCAGAGCGCCAACCTGCGCGCCCTGGTGGATGCCGGCGTGCGTTCGTTCAAGATCGAAGGCCGCTACAAGGACATGGGCTATGTGAAGAACATCACCGCCTATTACCGTCAGCGCCTGGACGAGATTCTTGAAGACCGTCCGGACCTGGCCCGCGCTTCCAGCGGCCGCACCGCGCATTTCTTCCTGCCGGACCCGGAAAAGACCTTCCACCGTGGCAGCACCGACTACTTCGTCACCGACCGCAAGGTCGACATTGGCGCCTTCGACACCCCAACCTTTACCGGCCTGCCGGTGGGTGTGGTGGAGAAAGCCGGCAAGCGTGACTTGCAAGTGGTCACCCATGAGCCGCTGTCCAATGGCGACGGCCTCAATGTGCTGATCAAGCGCGAAGTGGTGGGTTTCCGCGCGAACATCGCCGAGCCAAAAGGCGAGTTCGAAGAAGACGGTGAGAAGCGCTACCGCTACCGCGTCGAGCCCAATGAGATGCCGGCCGGCCTGCATCAACTGCGGCCGAATCATCCGTTGAACCGCAACCTGGACCATAACTGGCAGCAGGCGTTACTGAAGACCTCCGCCGAGCGCCGTATCGGCGTGTCGTGGGCGGCTCGCCTGCAGGAAGACCGCCTAGAACTGACCGTCACCAGCGAAGAAGGCATCAGCGCCAGCGTTGCCCTGCCCGGCCCGTTTGGCGTGGCCAACAAGCCGGAACAGGCCCTGGAAACCCTGCGCGACCTGCTGGGCCAACTGGGCACCACCCAGTACCACGCCACCGCGATCGAGCTGGATGCGCCGCAGGCGTTCTTCATCCCGAATTCGCAGCTCAAGGCCCTGCGCCGTGAAGTGATCGAGGCGCTGACCGAGGCGCGTATTCAGGCTCATCCACGGGGCGGCCGCAAGGCGGAAACCACGCCGCCGCCGGTGTACCCGGAATCGCACCTGTCGTTCCTGGCCAATGTCTACAACCAGAAGGCTCGCGACTTCTATCACCGCCATGGCGTGCAACTGATCGACGCCGCGTACGAAGCTCACGAAGAAACCGGCGAAGTGCCGGTGATGATCACCAAGCACTGCCTGCGCTTCTCGTTCAACCTCTGCCCTAAACAGGCCAAGGGTGTGACGGGGGTGAAAACCAAAGTTGCGCCAATGCAGCTGATCCACGGCGATGAAGTGCTGACGCTGAAGTTCGACTGCAAGCCTTGCGAGATGCACGTGATCGGCAAGATCAAGGGCCACATCCTCGGCCTGCCGCAACCGGGCAGCGTGGTGGGTTATATCAGCCCGGATGACCTGCTCAAGACCATCCCGCGCGGCGCACACTGA
- a CDS encoding DMT family transporter, which yields MDKSIRRGSWEMVAAMLISGTIGWFVLVSGVPVVEVVFWRCVIGALTLLVVCGLLGYLRLDLLNYTKLGLAMLSGVAIVGNWLLLFESYARASISISTAVYNVQPFMLVMLAAVFLGEKITVQKLAWLSVAFVGMLAIVTAHGSQQNTGDDYLMGVALALGAAFLYAIAALIIKRLKEVPPHLMALIQVTTGALLLAPLMQWHSLSASMDAWAALLTLGVVHTGLMYVLLYGAIQKLPTAITGALSFIYPIAAILVDWIAFGHRLGWLQWLGVAAILLAAAGLQRGWWWRSKTAVSVKP from the coding sequence ATGGACAAATCCATACGTCGCGGTTCATGGGAAATGGTCGCCGCCATGCTCATATCCGGCACCATCGGCTGGTTCGTACTGGTGTCGGGTGTGCCGGTGGTCGAAGTGGTGTTCTGGCGCTGCGTGATCGGCGCGCTGACGCTGCTGGTGGTGTGCGGGTTGCTGGGTTATCTGCGTCTGGACTTGCTGAACTACACCAAGCTCGGGCTGGCGATGCTCAGCGGCGTGGCGATTGTGGGCAATTGGTTGCTGCTGTTCGAGTCCTACGCCAGGGCTTCAATCTCCATCAGCACGGCGGTGTATAACGTCCAGCCGTTTATGTTGGTGATGCTGGCCGCGGTGTTCCTGGGGGAGAAAATCACCGTGCAAAAGCTTGCCTGGTTGAGCGTGGCTTTCGTGGGAATGCTGGCGATTGTCACCGCCCATGGCAGTCAGCAAAACACCGGGGATGACTATTTGATGGGTGTGGCGTTGGCGCTGGGCGCGGCATTTCTGTATGCGATTGCGGCGCTGATCATCAAACGCTTGAAAGAAGTGCCGCCACATTTGATGGCGTTGATCCAGGTGACCACGGGCGCCTTACTGCTGGCACCGCTGATGCAGTGGCACAGCCTGTCTGCCTCGATGGATGCTTGGGCGGCATTGCTGACCTTGGGCGTGGTGCACACCGGCTTGATGTACGTGCTGCTGTATGGCGCGATCCAGAAGTTGCCGACGGCAATCACCGGGGCGCTGTCGTTTATCTACCCGATTGCGGCAATCTTGGTCGACTGGATTGCCTTTGGGCATCGCCTGGGCTGGTTGCAATGGCTGGGCGTGGCGGCGATTTTGCTCGCGGCGGCGGGGTTGCAGCGGGGTTGGTGGTGGCGTTCGAAAACAGCGGTGAGCGTCAAGCCGTAG
- the xylB gene encoding xylulokinase, whose amino-acid sequence MNNPVSLGIDLGTSELKAILMDEQGRVLAHAGARLTVSRPHTGWSEQAPEDWWQACLKALDQLRTDQPDAYGRVGCIGLSGQMHGAVLLGQDDRVLYPAILWDDSRAMAQAEALGCEFADVTGSLPMAGLTAPKLLWLQEHEPAVFSAIDCVLSPKDYLRLRLSGERVSDVSDGAGTLWLDVANREWFEPMLQATGLRMAQMPRLVEGGAASACLNAAVAGRLGLAEGLVIAGGGGDNPVAAVGIGAVNAGDAFITLGTSAAIVAITDHSAGNPASAVHSFCHALPGRWYTMGAMLAGASCLRWVTRLTGSVDEQALLDRVQAELPIGQCVPVSNPLFLPYLAGERTPHNDPLLRGGFMNLGHDCTPAMLGYAVMEGVGFGLLDALSAVQSAGASVGACGLVGGGARSEYWAQLLANILGREIYTLHGSELGACIGAAKLGFVAIGRGGALLQAGMPVKARFFPDGAQAGVLQARYRKFQGLLGAAKALHD is encoded by the coding sequence ATGAACAACCCGGTTTCCCTTGGCATTGATCTCGGCACCTCGGAACTCAAGGCGATCCTGATGGACGAGCAAGGCCGCGTCCTCGCTCATGCGGGGGCGCGGCTGACGGTCTCGCGCCCGCACACGGGCTGGTCCGAGCAGGCGCCTGAGGACTGGTGGCAAGCGTGCCTGAAGGCCTTGGACCAACTGCGTACTGACCAGCCGGATGCCTATGGCCGTGTCGGCTGTATCGGTTTGTCCGGGCAGATGCACGGGGCGGTATTGCTGGGGCAAGACGACCGGGTGCTGTACCCGGCGATTCTCTGGGATGACTCCCGTGCCATGGCCCAGGCTGAAGCGTTGGGCTGTGAGTTTGCCGACGTCACCGGTAGCTTGCCGATGGCCGGTCTTACGGCGCCCAAGCTGCTGTGGTTGCAGGAGCATGAGCCGGCGGTATTCAGCGCCATTGATTGCGTGCTGTCGCCCAAGGACTATCTGCGCTTGCGCTTGAGTGGTGAGCGCGTGAGTGATGTGTCTGATGGTGCGGGGACGTTGTGGCTGGATGTGGCCAACCGGGAATGGTTTGAACCGATGCTGCAGGCCACGGGTTTGCGGATGGCGCAGATGCCACGGCTGGTAGAAGGTGGCGCGGCCAGTGCTTGTTTGAATGCTGCGGTGGCGGGGCGACTGGGCTTGGCTGAGGGCCTGGTGATTGCTGGCGGTGGCGGGGACAACCCGGTGGCGGCGGTGGGCATTGGGGCGGTGAATGCCGGTGATGCGTTTATCACGTTGGGGACGAGTGCGGCCATCGTGGCGATTACTGATCACTCGGCGGGGAATCCGGCGAGTGCGGTGCATAGTTTTTGTCATGCGTTGCCTGGGCGTTGGTACACCATGGGGGCGATGTTGGCCGGGGCCAGTTGCTTGCGTTGGGTGACGCGGTTGACGGGGTCGGTTGATGAGCAGGCGTTGTTGGATCGGGTGCAGGCCGAGTTGCCGATCGGGCAGTGCGTGCCGGTTTCCAATCCGTTGTTTTTGCCGTATTTGGCGGGGGAGCGTACGCCTCATAACGACCCGCTGTTGCGGGGTGGGTTTATGAATCTGGGGCATGATTGCACGCCGGCTATGTTGGGGTATGCGGTGATGGAAGGGGTTGGGTTCGGGTTGTTGGATGCGCTGAGTGCGGTGCAGTCGGCCGGGGCCTCGGTGGGGGCTTGTGGGTTGGTGGGGGGTGGGGCCCGCAGTGAGTATTGGGCGCAGTTGCTGGCCAATATTCTTGGGCGGGAGATCTATACGTTGCACGGTAGTGAGTTGGGGGCGTGTATTGGGGCGGCGAAGTTGGGATTTGTGGCGATTGGGCGGGGTGGGGCGCTGTTGCAGGCGGGGATGCCGGTGAAGGCACGGTTTTTTCCGGATGGTGCTCAAGCGGGTGTGTTGCAGGCACGTTATCGGAAGTTTCAGGGGCTGTTGGGGGCGGCTAAGGCTTTGCACGATTAG